In one Musa acuminata AAA Group cultivar baxijiao chromosome BXJ2-5, Cavendish_Baxijiao_AAA, whole genome shotgun sequence genomic region, the following are encoded:
- the LOC103973660 gene encoding glucan endo-1,3-beta-glucosidase 11-like: MAPHSSTMALLVALLLLLLIALSVPSAATSASLAGVNYGRVANNLPQPESVPRLLASIGVGRVRLYDADPAVLRAFANTGIELVVGLPDRCLPSVAADPAEARAWARTHIQAFVPATKIAAVTVGNEVLTGTNASALARCLAPAMENIHDALAALSLDRDVIVTSTHSLAVLASPSYPPSAAVFRPDLLPYVRPLLAFHARTGSPLFVNAYPYFAYAEDPSGVGLEYALLDPGAAAFTDAATGLRYANLLHAQVDAVYHAIFAAAAPSSKGCRVEVRVSETGWPSAGDANETGATPENAARYNGNLMRLLAGQKGTPLVPGTPLRAYVFALFNENQKAGPSSERNYGLFKPDGTPAYQLVGFAVHQDGNSTSTAGMGGGRSGSGEGSPGELVGESGYFSISTALPNLQQRVAAVAAAAAIAGVSVFLRLF; the protein is encoded by the exons ATGGCCCCGCATTCCTCTACGATGGCATTGCTCGTtgccctcctcctcctactcctcaTCGCCCTCTCCGTCCCCTCCGCTGCTACATCCGCCTCCCTGGCGGGCGTCAACTACGGGCGGGTGGCCAACAACCTACCCCAGCCCGAGTCCGTGCCCCGCCTCCTTGCCTCCATCGGCGTCGGGCGTGTACGACTCTACGACGCCGACCCCGCCGTGCTCCGTGCCTTTGCAAACACTGGCATCGAGCTCGTTGTCGGCCTCCCCGACCGCTGCCTCCCATCCGTGGCCGCTGACCCTGCTGAGGCCCGTGCCTGGGCCCGCACCCACATCCAGGCCTTCGTCCCTGCAACCAAGATCGCCGCCGTCACCGTCGGCAACGAGGTCCTCACCGGCACCAACGCCTCCGCCCTCGCCCGCTGCCTCGCCCCGGCCATGGAGAACATCCACGATGCCCTCGCCGCCCTCAGCCTCGATCGAGACGTCATCGTCACCTCCACCCACTCCCTCGCTGTACTCGCCTCCCCGTCCTACCCGCCCTCCGCCGCCGTCTTTCGCCCGGACCTCCTCCCCTACGTTCGCCCTCTCCTCGCCTTCCATGCCCGCACCGGTTCCCCACTCTTCGTCAACGCATACCCCTACTTCGCCTACGCGGAGGACCCTTCCGGCGTCGGGCTCGAGTACGCGCTACTCGATCCGGGGGCCGCCGCTTTCACGGACGCGGCGACCGGCCTCCGCTACGCCAACCTTCTCCATGCCCAGGTTGACGCCGTGTACCACGCCATCTTTGCGGCAGCTGCGCCCTCTTCGAAGGGCTGCAGGGTGGAGGTGCGGGTCTCGGAGACGGGATGGCCGTCTGCAGGCGACGCCAACGAGACGGGGGCGACGCCGGAGAACGCGGCCCGGTACAACGGCAACCTGATGCGGCTGCTGGCGGGGCAGAAGGGAACGCCGCTAGTGCCCGGGACGCCGCTTCGAGCCTACGTCTTCGCCCTCTTCAACGAGAACCAGAAGGCGGGGCCGTCCTCCGAGCGCAACTACGGCCTCTTCAAGCCCGATGGCACCCCGGCTTACCAGCTCGTCGGCTTCGCAGTACACCAGGACGGCAACTCCACGTCCACCGCCGGCATGGGCGGCGGAAGAAGCGGCAGCGGTGAGGGCTCACCCGGTGAGCTGGTCGGGGAGTCCGGGTACTTCAGCATCTCCACCGCCTTGCCG AACTTGCAGCAGAGGGTAGCGGCAGTGGCTGCAGCTGCAGCGATCGCAGGAGTGAGTGTGTTCTTGAGATTATTCTGA